One Myxococcota bacterium genomic region harbors:
- a CDS encoding amidohydrolase, whose translation MSAPGCSGTREARARRASWWPWLGLLAALGCVSTPPLTEPATTIYVARQILTMDPEQPTAEAVAVADGRIVGVGDLSSLRNDLRQHSQVLVDMRFAEKTLLPGLIDNHIHPMMAAVLLPMEFVTPYDWDLPDRQVIGVRGQDAYRARLAELEASHPEGEPLFAWGYHPIFHGELARRDLNQISTTRPIIVWHRSFHEIYLNDAAMRWMELERRDWRRHPHVDWARGHFYETGLAAVVAKLNPTILSPEWISKGLRLVIAAAHQGGVTTIADMATGIFDLDRELEVMPAFLGRADVPFRTLLIPAAGPLTLVMGPAPAFDRVASLPQPASAKVEIADQVKFLADGAFYSQLMQMGDGYLDGHHGEWLMTPEQLLAGMRPFWHGEYQLHIHVNGDLGVKSALDALDTLQAEKPRDDHRTTLHHFGYSKDAQSRRIADAGVLVSANPFYVYALADPYSEVGLGPERASHMVRLGSLARAGVPISLHSDFTMAPLEPLRLAWVAANRTTADGVVHAPDERLSVDHALRAVTIDAAHAIQMEDEVGSIRVGKRADFTVLEEDPTAVPPERLADIPIWGTVFEGTPHPRAN comes from the coding sequence GGCGCTCGGCTGTGTCAGCACACCGCCGCTGACCGAACCCGCGACCACGATCTACGTAGCGCGCCAGATCCTGACGATGGATCCCGAGCAGCCGACGGCCGAGGCGGTGGCGGTCGCAGACGGGCGCATCGTCGGCGTGGGTGATCTGAGCAGCCTGCGCAACGACCTGCGTCAGCATTCCCAGGTGCTCGTCGACATGCGCTTCGCCGAGAAGACGCTCTTGCCCGGCCTGATCGACAACCACATCCATCCGATGATGGCGGCCGTGCTCCTGCCGATGGAGTTCGTGACGCCCTATGACTGGGACCTGCCCGACCGCCAGGTGATCGGCGTGCGGGGACAGGACGCCTACCGCGCGCGACTCGCGGAGCTAGAGGCCTCCCACCCCGAAGGCGAGCCGCTCTTCGCCTGGGGCTATCACCCGATCTTCCACGGCGAGCTCGCGCGCCGCGACCTCAACCAGATCTCGACGACGCGCCCGATCATCGTGTGGCACCGCTCCTTCCACGAGATCTACCTGAACGACGCGGCGATGCGTTGGATGGAGCTCGAACGCCGCGATTGGCGTCGGCACCCCCATGTCGACTGGGCGCGCGGCCACTTCTACGAGACGGGCCTCGCCGCAGTCGTCGCGAAGCTCAACCCGACGATCCTCTCCCCCGAGTGGATCTCGAAGGGCCTGCGGCTGGTGATCGCGGCGGCGCACCAGGGGGGCGTGACCACGATCGCCGACATGGCGACGGGCATCTTCGACCTCGACCGCGAGCTCGAAGTGATGCCCGCCTTTCTCGGGCGCGCGGACGTTCCCTTTCGCACGCTCCTGATCCCTGCGGCCGGCCCGCTCACGCTGGTGATGGGACCCGCACCCGCCTTCGACCGGGTGGCGTCCTTGCCCCAACCGGCCTCGGCGAAGGTCGAGATCGCCGATCAGGTGAAGTTCCTCGCCGACGGCGCCTTCTACAGCCAGCTCATGCAGATGGGCGACGGCTACCTCGACGGGCACCACGGCGAGTGGTTGATGACGCCCGAGCAGCTGCTCGCCGGCATGCGTCCCTTCTGGCACGGCGAGTACCAGCTGCACATCCACGTGAACGGCGACCTCGGCGTGAAGTCGGCCCTCGACGCGCTCGACACGCTCCAGGCCGAGAAGCCGCGGGACGACCATCGCACCACGCTTCACCACTTCGGCTACTCCAAGGACGCCCAGTCGCGGCGGATCGCCGACGCCGGCGTGCTCGTCTCGGCGAACCCGTTCTACGTCTACGCCCTCGCGGATCCGTACTCCGAGGTCGGGCTCGGCCCCGAGCGCGCCTCGCACATGGTGCGGTTGGGCTCGCTGGCGCGGGCGGGCGTTCCGATCTCCCTGCACTCGGACTTCACGATGGCGCCCCTCGAGCCCCTGCGCCTGGCGTGGGTGGCGGCGAACCGCACGACGGCCGACGGCGTCGTGCACGCGCCCGACGAGCGGCTGAGCGTCGATCACGCGCTGCGCGCCGTGACCATCGATGCCGCCCACGCGATCCAGATGGAAGACGAGGTGGGCAGCATCCGCGTCGGCAAGCGGGCCGACTTCACGGTGCTCGAAGAGGATCCCACCGCGGTGCCGCCCGAACGACTCGCCGACATCCCCATCTGGGGAACGGTCTTCGAGGGCACCCCGCACCCGCGGGCGAACTGA
- a CDS encoding amidohydrolase codes for MNGIGTARRLARTIGWVGLALSLGCEGFSPSAIAPLRAEPAADAIYLGDIVTVDENGSVAEAVAVLGGRILLVGGEEQVLAHRGPDTEVHDLEGAALLPGFVDPHSHFALHGVPFSGFANVSRPPVGSVTSIPQLIDALKELAERTRKQPGDWIIAYGYEKEGLVEAREVTRDDLDPHFPDNPVVLIHVSSHGAVLNSAALARAGIDASTPTPPGGLIVRKPGSQEPAGLLMETPFFAVMGAMPQPSAVSMLEALRPTQLHYAANGYTTIQEGAASGEAVELLQHAANEGRLFLDVVALPEMQTFTKLMQSDEPPVFGKYEGRLKLGGVKSVADGSPQGRTAYWTEPMLVPGPGGEKDWRGQPIVPQEALDAVFRLAYENDIQTYTHANADAAIDMFLAAHQAAGAPEGRRPVIIHSQFIRPDQLNAYARIGAVPSFFTNHAFFWGDVHVENLGQERAFFLSPLRSATARGIRFTNHTDYGVTPLDPLFLMWTATERLSRTGKVIGPEERISVAEALRAITIDAAYQYFEEDQKGSIEAGKLADFVILDRNPLTTPSEQLRDIQILETIKEGETVWEVEGY; via the coding sequence ATGAACGGAATCGGAACCGCGCGTCGTCTCGCTCGGACGATCGGCTGGGTCGGGCTCGCCCTCTCCCTCGGGTGCGAAGGCTTCTCGCCGAGCGCGATCGCGCCGCTGCGCGCCGAGCCGGCGGCCGATGCCATCTACCTGGGTGACATCGTCACCGTCGACGAGAACGGCAGCGTGGCCGAAGCCGTGGCGGTGTTGGGCGGACGCATCCTCCTCGTCGGTGGCGAAGAGCAGGTGCTGGCTCACCGCGGGCCCGACACCGAGGTGCACGACCTCGAGGGCGCGGCCCTGTTGCCCGGCTTCGTCGATCCGCACAGCCACTTCGCGCTGCACGGCGTCCCGTTCTCGGGCTTCGCCAATGTGTCGCGTCCGCCGGTCGGCAGCGTCACCAGCATTCCCCAGCTGATCGATGCGCTGAAGGAGCTGGCCGAACGCACGCGCAAGCAGCCCGGCGATTGGATCATCGCCTACGGCTACGAGAAGGAAGGCCTGGTCGAGGCCCGCGAGGTCACCCGCGACGACCTCGACCCGCACTTCCCCGACAACCCGGTGGTGCTGATCCACGTGTCGAGCCATGGCGCCGTACTCAACTCGGCGGCGCTGGCGCGTGCGGGGATCGACGCGAGCACGCCGACCCCGCCGGGCGGCCTGATCGTGCGCAAGCCCGGCAGCCAGGAGCCGGCGGGTCTGTTGATGGAGACGCCCTTCTTCGCGGTGATGGGAGCGATGCCCCAGCCCTCGGCGGTCTCGATGCTCGAGGCGCTGCGGCCGACCCAGCTCCACTACGCCGCGAACGGGTACACGACGATCCAGGAGGGCGCCGCGAGCGGCGAAGCCGTCGAGCTCCTCCAGCACGCCGCGAACGAGGGTCGGCTCTTCCTCGACGTGGTGGCGCTGCCCGAGATGCAGACCTTCACGAAGCTCATGCAGAGCGACGAGCCGCCCGTGTTCGGAAAGTACGAGGGGCGCCTCAAGCTGGGCGGCGTGAAGAGCGTGGCCGACGGGTCGCCCCAGGGACGCACCGCGTACTGGACCGAGCCGATGCTGGTGCCCGGCCCGGGCGGGGAGAAGGACTGGCGCGGCCAGCCGATCGTGCCCCAGGAAGCGCTCGATGCGGTCTTCCGGCTCGCCTACGAGAACGACATCCAGACCTACACCCACGCGAATGCGGACGCGGCGATCGACATGTTCCTCGCCGCGCACCAGGCCGCAGGCGCGCCCGAAGGGCGGCGGCCGGTGATCATCCATTCCCAGTTCATCCGGCCCGACCAGCTCAACGCCTACGCGCGGATCGGTGCGGTGCCGTCGTTCTTCACGAACCACGCCTTCTTCTGGGGCGACGTGCACGTCGAGAACCTGGGCCAGGAGCGCGCCTTCTTCCTGTCGCCTTTGCGCTCGGCTACCGCGCGCGGCATTCGCTTCACGAACCACACCGACTACGGCGTGACGCCGCTCGATCCGCTCTTCCTGATGTGGACGGCGACCGAGCGACTGTCGCGTACGGGGAAGGTGATCGGCCCCGAAGAGCGCATCAGCGTGGCCGAGGCGCTGCGCGCGATCACCATCGACGCCGCGTACCAGTATTTCGAAGAGGACCAGAAGGGATCGATCGAGGCGGGGAAGCTCGCCGACTTCGTGATTCTCGATCGCAACCCTCTGACCACGCCCTCCGAGCAGCTGCGGGACATCCAGATACTCGAAACGATCAAGGAAGGGGAGACGGTGTGGGAGGTCGAGGGCTACTAG
- a CDS encoding PQQ-dependent sugar dehydrogenase produces the protein MLLAATPAHTGTLSGPVFDVGVTADLEDVLQLPTTGGSPLTRINETKEAPDGSGRLFVNDLRGPLYAWDGAALTPYLDLSSAVVDFRTAPGLAAGFVSFAFHPDFASNGHFYTVHTADVGSIAATHGPAVATAIAQHAVVTEWTATNPAATTFAGTSRELLRIESPHHFHNLGEVAFDPALGPGDTGYGWLYIGAGDFGSVVTSQPSQLQRLDTLYGAVLRIDPLGGTGMPYSYGIPASNPYGSDGDPNTFAEILAHGFRNAHRIHFSEKFDGPWVSDIGESNLEEVNRLVAGENYGWPEREGTYAIDVLINPTVVFGLPPNDSTFGFRYPVAQYDHDEGAAIAGGVIFEGQIGSPLYGKFVFGDIVTGRVFYTDVAQMLAADDGDPATTAQVYELTLLVGGSPDTLLEVVRDAVGNPLLPRVDLRFATDAAGTLYVTTKQDGMLRRLVPEFAAALPATPGPFGPWLLASVLGVAAARVCRERVAPSR, from the coding sequence TTGCTCCTTGCGGCGACACCGGCCCACACCGGGACCCTCTCGGGCCCGGTGTTCGACGTGGGCGTGACGGCGGACCTGGAAGACGTGCTGCAGCTGCCCACCACGGGCGGCTCGCCGCTCACCCGGATCAATGAGACGAAGGAGGCCCCCGACGGCAGCGGGCGCCTGTTCGTGAATGATTTGCGCGGGCCGCTCTACGCCTGGGACGGCGCCGCGCTCACCCCCTATCTCGACCTCTCGAGCGCGGTGGTCGACTTCCGCACGGCGCCCGGCCTGGCGGCGGGCTTCGTGAGCTTCGCCTTCCACCCGGACTTCGCGAGCAACGGGCACTTCTACACGGTGCACACGGCCGACGTCGGTTCGATCGCCGCCACCCATGGGCCGGCCGTGGCCACGGCGATCGCCCAGCACGCGGTGGTCACCGAGTGGACCGCGACGAACCCGGCGGCCACGACCTTCGCGGGGACCTCCCGCGAGCTGCTGCGGATCGAGTCGCCCCATCACTTCCACAACCTGGGTGAGGTCGCCTTCGACCCGGCTCTGGGCCCGGGCGACACCGGCTACGGCTGGCTCTACATCGGCGCGGGCGACTTCGGTTCGGTCGTGACGTCCCAGCCCAGCCAGCTGCAGCGCCTCGACACGCTCTATGGCGCCGTGCTGCGGATCGACCCGCTCGGCGGCACCGGCATGCCCTATTCCTACGGCATCCCCGCGTCCAACCCGTATGGCAGCGACGGAGACCCGAACACCTTCGCCGAGATCCTGGCCCACGGCTTTCGCAACGCCCACCGGATCCACTTCTCGGAGAAGTTCGACGGGCCCTGGGTGAGCGACATCGGCGAGTCGAACCTCGAAGAGGTGAACCGTCTCGTCGCAGGCGAGAACTACGGGTGGCCCGAGCGCGAGGGCACCTACGCCATCGACGTCCTCATCAACCCGACCGTCGTGTTCGGCCTCCCGCCGAACGATTCGACCTTCGGCTTCCGCTACCCGGTGGCCCAGTACGACCACGACGAGGGCGCGGCGATCGCCGGCGGCGTCATCTTCGAGGGTCAGATCGGCAGCCCGCTCTACGGCAAGTTCGTGTTCGGCGACATCGTCACCGGGCGCGTCTTCTATACTGATGTCGCCCAGATGCTCGCCGCCGATGACGGGGACCCGGCCACCACCGCACAGGTCTACGAGCTCACCCTGCTCGTCGGCGGCAGCCCGGACACGCTGCTCGAGGTGGTGCGCGACGCCGTCGGCAACCCGCTGCTGCCGCGGGTCGACCTGCGCTTCGCCACGGACGCGGCGGGCACGCTCTACGTCACCACGAAGCAGGACGGCATGCTGCGCCGGCTCGTCCCCGAGTTCGCGGCGGCGCTGCCGGCCACACCCGGACCGTTCGGGCCCTGGCTCCTGGCGTCCGTGCTGGGGGTCGCGGCCGCGCGGGTGTGTCGCGAGCGCGTAGCGCCGTCTCGCTAG